From one Mycobacterium colombiense CECT 3035 genomic stretch:
- a CDS encoding NAD-dependent epimerase/dehydratase family protein has translation MLISGGAGFIGSALSHRLVEAGYDVAVMDVLHPQVHGGARPIELPRAVRLFTGDVTHAPDWDAVLRLFRPSQVVHLAAETGTAQSLSEATRHGSVNVVGTTQLLDALSRSGSVPEQLVLASSRAVYGEGAWQSGEQVFYPKPRSHAQLLAGVWDPQGPAGEQAVPLPSRADRTEPRPTNVYAATKLAQEHLLAAWTAAHDTNLSVLRLQNVYGPGQSLTNSYTGIVALFARLARQGLALEVYEDGRIVRDFVYIDAVVDALFAAVQRPATQPRCLDIGSGSATTIHELANKIAAMCGAPEPTVVPKFRDGDVRAASCDIGPAQTELGWHPKATLDDGLGALLEWIGEQPKAPATDSGRPAVEHAGRR, from the coding sequence GTGCTCATCAGTGGTGGGGCAGGATTCATCGGGTCGGCGCTCTCACACCGTCTCGTCGAGGCCGGATACGACGTCGCGGTGATGGACGTCTTGCATCCCCAGGTGCACGGCGGCGCCCGGCCGATCGAGCTGCCGCGCGCCGTGCGGCTGTTCACCGGCGACGTCACCCATGCGCCCGACTGGGACGCCGTGTTGCGGTTGTTCCGCCCGTCGCAAGTCGTCCATCTGGCGGCCGAGACCGGAACCGCACAGTCGCTGTCGGAGGCGACGCGCCACGGTTCGGTGAATGTCGTTGGAACCACTCAGCTTCTGGACGCCCTGAGCCGCTCGGGAAGCGTGCCCGAGCAACTGGTCCTGGCGTCGTCGCGGGCGGTCTACGGCGAGGGTGCGTGGCAATCCGGCGAGCAGGTTTTCTATCCGAAACCCCGCAGCCACGCACAACTTCTCGCCGGTGTCTGGGATCCGCAGGGGCCGGCGGGCGAACAGGCCGTGCCGCTGCCCAGCCGCGCCGACCGAACGGAGCCCCGGCCCACCAACGTGTACGCGGCGACCAAGCTGGCTCAGGAACACCTGTTGGCGGCCTGGACGGCCGCGCACGACACCAACCTCAGCGTGCTGCGGCTGCAAAATGTCTACGGCCCGGGCCAGTCACTGACCAATTCGTATACCGGGATCGTCGCGCTGTTCGCACGGTTGGCGCGGCAGGGGCTTGCGCTGGAGGTCTACGAGGACGGCCGGATCGTACGGGACTTCGTCTACATCGATGCCGTCGTCGACGCCCTCTTCGCCGCCGTGCAGCGGCCCGCGACGCAGCCGCGCTGCCTCGACATCGGGTCCGGCAGCGCGACCACCATCCATGAGCTGGCCAACAAGATCGCCGCCATGTGCGGCGCGCCCGAACCGACCGTCGTGCCGAAATTCCGCGACGGCGACGTGCGCGCCGCGAGCTGCGACATCGGACCGGCGCAGACCGAGCTGGGCTGGCATCCGAAGGCCACTCTCGACGACGGTCTGGGCGCGTTGCTCGAATGGATCGGCGAGCAACCCAAGGCTCCCGCGACCGATTCGGGCCGTCCCGCCGTCGAACACGCCGGGCGCCGCTAA
- a CDS encoding sulfotransferase family protein, which translates to MRLARTSKQADNASDSTRPVVLFVLGPQRSGTSALTRVLSLCGGTLPAAMLGADANNPLGYWEPRAAISLNETILRRLGTNWYDPSLRFLDDGAVDPGESKACVAKIAAYLSTLPAAPLVVIKEPRITTLSDLWFEAARQAGFDVASVIAVRHPQEVISSIVKSWHVSPALASALWLKCNILAERNTRGVPRVFVDYANLLDDWRREMKRISTELPVELHTQDEDAIEEFLTPGLHRQRHCGPVPSLFGADWISLVYEALREAAQDDPIDMSTLDRVFASYRESERDFRKAFEDFHGLSNSMLFRIFRPVIARPVMEVLAMAHRHRGTWA; encoded by the coding sequence ATGAGATTGGCCCGGACGAGCAAACAAGCCGACAACGCCTCTGATTCCACCCGTCCGGTTGTGTTGTTCGTCCTCGGCCCGCAACGGTCCGGAACCTCGGCGCTCACCCGGGTGCTCTCGCTGTGCGGCGGCACACTTCCTGCTGCGATGTTGGGCGCCGACGCGAATAATCCGCTCGGCTACTGGGAACCGCGGGCGGCCATTTCGCTGAACGAGACGATCCTTCGCCGGCTCGGGACCAATTGGTACGACCCGTCATTGCGGTTTCTGGACGACGGCGCGGTCGATCCCGGTGAGAGCAAGGCCTGCGTCGCGAAGATCGCCGCGTATCTGTCCACCCTGCCCGCGGCGCCGCTGGTGGTGATCAAGGAGCCCAGAATCACCACCCTGTCCGACCTGTGGTTCGAGGCGGCGCGTCAGGCCGGATTCGACGTCGCGTCGGTGATCGCGGTACGTCATCCGCAGGAGGTCATCTCCTCGATTGTGAAGTCCTGGCACGTCTCTCCCGCGCTCGCGAGTGCCTTATGGCTGAAATGCAACATCCTCGCCGAGCGCAACACTCGCGGGGTGCCGCGCGTATTCGTCGATTACGCGAATCTTCTCGACGACTGGCGCCGGGAAATGAAGCGGATTTCCACCGAGCTGCCGGTCGAGCTGCATACCCAGGACGAGGACGCTATCGAGGAGTTCCTCACCCCCGGTCTGCACCGCCAACGGCACTGCGGGCCGGTGCCCAGCCTTTTCGGCGCGGATTGGATCTCGTTGGTCTACGAAGCATTACGCGAGGCCGCCCAGGACGATCCGATCGACATGTCAACACTGGACCGTGTTTTCGCGTCCTACCGGGAGAGCGAACGGGATTTCCGCAAGGCATTCGAGGACTTTCATGGTTTATCGAACAGCATGCTGTTCCGTATCTTCCGGCCGGTCATCGCCCGCCCGGTGATGGAGGTGCTGGCAATGGCGCATCGGCACCGGGGGACCTGGGCCTAA